A genomic region of Fusarium falciforme chromosome 4, complete sequence contains the following coding sequences:
- a CDS encoding Peptidase-M43 domain-containing protein has translation MVSKSILAVLLGTAGVLALPPRCAVSDPTPEQLDNAATLKAIEETARIAARASITVETYFHVVSSSSSKYITQKQLQDQLVYMNDSYGPHGVTFRLAGTDFTTNINWAAGNGEVAMKRQLRKGDYSTLNLYFVDTPKLDGRTALGYCHFPEPGVTAGSTTFIKDGCVIDAQTVPGGTAEPYNLGGTAVHEIGHWFNLFHTFQGGCTGSGDFVSDTPAQGKNTSGCPARSDTCPNQPGDDPIHNYMDYSDDICYEEFTPGQETRLHTAWETYRQ, from the exons ATGGTTTCCAAGTCTATTCTCGCTGTTCTTCTCGGCACCGCCGGTGTCCTGGCCCTCCCCCCTCGTTGCGCCGTCTCTGATCCTACACCGGAACAGTTGGACAATGCCGCAACtctcaaggccattgaggaAACCGCCAGAATCGCCGCCAGGGCCTCCATCACTGTTGAAACATATTTCCATGTTgtctcgtcttcctcatccaagTACATCACCCAAAAGCAGCTACAAGACCAGCTGGTCTACATGAACGATTCTTATGGCCCCCATGGAGTTACGTTCAGGCTGGCGGGCACCGATTTCACCACAAACATCAACTGGGCTGCTGGCAACGGCGAGGTTGCGATGAAGAGGCAGCTCCGTAAAGGAGATTACAGCACTCTCAACCTCTACTTTGTTGACACTCCCAAGCTGGATGGCCGCACGGCTCTCGGCTACTGCCACTTCCCCGAGCCTGGGGTGACAGCTGGATCCACGACTTTCATCAAGGACGGTTGCGTCATTGATGCGCAAACCGTCCCCGGCGGAACTGCTGAACCATACAACCTGGGTGGAACTGCTGTCCACGAGATTGGACACTGGTTCAATCTCTTCCATACTTTCCAGGGCGGCTGCACTGGCAGTGGAGACTTTGTTAGCGATACCCCTGCCCAGGGTAAAAACACATCGGGTTGCCCTGCCCGCTCGGATACGTGCCCAAACCAGCCTGGCGATGACCCCATCCACAATTACATGGATTATTCTGACGA TATCTGTTATGAGGAGTTTACTCCCGGCCAGGAGACTCGCCTTCACACCGCTTGGGAGACTTATCGCCAGTAG